The segment TGCTGCCAGCTTTTCCAAGGACACCTTTGGTGCCCAATGCTGGCCATGGCCCCAGTGCCCCTGGGGCTTGCAACATCATTGTCCAAGTCAGGTCAAAAGGAAGGCCAGTGGAGCACCCGCAGACTCAGACCTTTGTCCTTACTCAGGCTCCCCTCAACTGGAGCACTCCAGGGCCCCTCAGCAGGAGTACTTCATGTCCTGTCCCCCTATTCTTAACAACCCCTGCGATGGAGACCATTGTGACTGCCCCAGCTGTTGGAGTAGCTCAGTCTGGCAAGGGAAGCTGGACCCCAGGCTTTCTACCTCAAGCTCCACTACCAGCTGCCCAGCTGGCCCCCATCATTCCCCAAGTGAACTTGGGGCCACAGTCACATGGCACTTCCAGGGAGGGCAGCCTGGCCACCAACCAGTCCAAGGCCTCGCAGGACTCCTGTAACCCCAAGAGCGTGTATGAGAACTTCCGATGTTGGCAGCGCTTCAAGTCTCTGGCCCGGAGACACCTTCCCCAGagtcctgatgctgaagctctttCCTGCTTTCTCATGTGAGTGAACAGCCAGGGGGTCATGAGGTTATCAGAGCTTTTAGATAAAAACGAACTGGGGGGTGGATGCTCAGATTAGGTTTGTAGGGATACCAGGAAGAAAGTCTGAGGGTGATGTCCCTGCTGTGAGAAGGCACATTTTGGTCCTACACATCACCATGCAAGTTCCTGACATCCTTTCAGTACCTTATCTCAGTTATATCACTGCCTTGTGAGTACAGCCAACTTGACTTTCCATGATGCTCATGGTGATGTTGATGAAGACTTGTAGCCAGAGAGGGTTTTGGTGTGAGGTGAGGAGCCACAGATGGGATGCTGCACTCCTTTGTGGTGCCATATCCTTTCACACAGGACTTGAGTGTCCATGGTCAGGGGATGTCCCTTCAGAAAGGAGAGGGAGTGCAAGGTCCAGGATAGAGCTCTATGCATGCCTCAAGAACAAGAACCTCCTTGTTCTGGAGAATTCTTAGAACTGGGTGGTGGTAGAGCTCACAGGGCATGTGCTCTCTCCTCCTAGAgctgggagcctggcaggcatttCCCTCCTAAACCTCAGTtcccttgtaaaaaaaaaaaaaggggggggggacaaTTGCACTTAACTCAGAGAACAGTGCAGAAGACTCTTTAGGCTAATCTATGAAGTGTTAGCAGACTGCCTGGCACATGCCATGCCTCACTGATGATAGGGATTTTTATAGTGAAAAGGCAATCTTGCAAAGGAAGGAGCCCTCACAAGGCTCCCTGTCCCAGCCTTAGCCTGGGAATGGATGGCCATCCTCCAGTGAGAGTGAGGCGGTGATGGCAGCAGCAGGAAGGCTTGTCCTTGCTCTCTCAGGCCTGTCTCTCACCTTCCTGATGCTCAGTCATGCTATCTTGGGTTATGTGGTCCAAGTTGCTGGGTGGAATCAGATGAGTGGAGACTGGGCTGGACTCTGAAACAGACCCTGATGGCTTACAGCCCAGTGCTTCGGTCCCTGGCTCGCCTGAAGCCCACCATGACGCTGGAGGAGGGACTGTGGCGGGCTGTGCAGGAATGGCAGCACAGAAGCAACTTTGACCGGATGATCTACTATGAGATGGCCAGAAAGTGAGTCAGCATCCTGGGCCCTAGAGCTGTGTGGTGGGTAAGAGGGGTGGGTGAGGGTTAGACCTCAGGTCAGGGTCTGGCTGTGGGCATGCTCATCAAGCAGGATAGAGGAGGGCTGTCACTCAGCACAGGGCCCCCACAGTCCAGATGCCCTACTCCGTTCCAGAACCCCTCTCTCATCTTGAGAGCGTGGGACTTCAGTACTTCCTCCAGCAGCACCTCTGATCTCCCCTGATGGTGACCTACCTTTGGCTTGACATGAAGGTCTCAGGATGGGTTTGGGTAAAGCTTTGAGCCCAGGAAGGGTCCAACCCCAGCCATAGGGGCTGTGCAGGGGCATGCTCTCCACCCACCAGCCTGCTGCTTCCTTAGTGGTGGGTGGCTGGCAGCCACTGACATAGAATTTGGGACCCCCTCTTCTCGTGAAAAGTGGCTGGAGTGGGTACCCTGATCTCCCTGAAGAGGCTGGGGAAGCCAGCATGTCATCAGCCCAAACGTCTCTGGCCATTCCAGTATTTTCTCCACGGCAatctttttagtttaaaaaatagaacCAAACAAACATCTCTCAGAGGAAAGGAAAGCCTCTCCTCTAAGCTTAGCAGTCAAATCCTCCAACCTTTCCTGGGCCCTGTCTCCAGGCTTATGTTCCAGGACTCTCAGCCCCTGTCCAGGGTCCTGGATTCAGCAAGGACTGCTTTGGGGACATGTGCCTGATTCAGCCTCTGGCCATCAGCCCTTCATATAGTTCTGGATGGGAATGGGGGCATGAGGAGAGTCCCCTGTGGGTCTGCCTGTGTCCTGAGGGCCTGGTTCAATTAGGCAGCCTCGGTCTATGCTCTTGAGTGCCCTCCAAGTGCTGGTGGGGCAGGAAGAGTCCCAGATGTCGAGTCAGTTCCAGGAGAGCCCTCTGCTGGGAATAGTACCTCCCAGGGCCCTGTCCACCCCAAGACAcaccctctcccagcccctcatTCTGTGTTGCCTTTGTTCCCGGCTCCAAAGCCCAGGCCTTTTTCTCAGTGTGCCGTATGCCTCCATCACTCCCAGGTTCATGGAATTTGAGGCAGAAGAGGTGATGCAGATTCAGAAGTTACAGTGGATGCAGGGGGTGCAAGGCCTGCCTCCTCCAGTCCCACCGAAGCTGGATCCTCAGGGGTCCTCAGCCCTGACAGTGTGCCCTCAGCCAGGCACCCATGTTCCCAGTGGAGTTCAAAGCAAAGGTAACGTGGGCCAAGGGATGACCACTGGCCCCATTTGGATCCTTTTCCTTCAAGAGGGTCATTAGTCTTTCAACCAGAACAGCCAGTAAGACAGGGTCTCAGTTGTCctttgtcactgctgctgctgctgctgggtcgcttcagtcgtgtctgactctgtgcgaccccatagacggcagcccaccaggctcccccgtccctgggattctccaggcaagaaccctggagtgggttgccatttcctttgtcaCTACAGGGTATTATCTCCATCAGTTTAAtaactcctctttcacctccctGTCAAAAGACCCCACACAAAGTGGGCTTGTTAGGGATACCCTGAAGAATCAAGGTTCCACATTCCTCACAGGACTCTCTTAGatggccccctccccctcccactgtGCATGAGGCTTCAGGTGGTGCTAACCCTGCCCACCCCTAAGTCACTGACCCCCAAACACTGCCCACTCCAGCGCGTGCTCAGTGGTCAGGAGGTGGACGCAGAAGCCCCtcaccttccttccctctttcctgctCTGCCTCAGCCAGTGCTCCCCGGAAGGCCGGGCCCCGGGCCCATCCCACCCGCTCGCAGCCACACAGAGCCCAGCGGCACCCGGGGACCAAGGCCCCCGAGGAGATTCCCCCTGAGGCTGTGAGAGAGTATGTGAACATCATGGAGGTGCTGGTGGGGCCCATCCACTCAGCCACGGGCAAGTCAGAGGCAGAATGTGGAAAGGATGAGGATGAGCTGAAGCAGGAAGAGGACGGGACCTATGCAGACCCGGATCTCCTGAGCTACATTGATAAGCTGTGTTCCCAGGAAGAGTTCGTCACCAAGGTGGGCTGGGCATGGAGCCTGGGGTCGACAAGATTCCAAGGCATGGAGCTCTCAGCACCCAAGATCTGGGTTCTGCCCAGGCCAATGGGACTGAAGCTCTGTTcatgtgctttgtgtgtgtgtccatatgtgtgtggagtgtgtgtatgcacatgtatGAGTGTCcatgtctgtgtctgtctgtgtgtatgCCTTCATATGTCTGtataagtatgtatatatgtgcttttttattggagtataattgcttcacaatgttctgtcagcttctgctgtacagcacgtGAATcatccatatgtatacatatatcccccacCCCTCACTCTTGAgcatccaccccacccccactagaGAACAGGAGTGGGTctctacttttcactttcctctaggTCTTCTTGGCTCCCAGGCCATTCCTGGCCAAGAATGCTCACAGCCTTTTCCTTCTGTTCCAGGTAGAGGCAATCATTCACCCTCGATTCCTGGCAGACTTGCTTTCCCCAGAACCACAACTGGATCCCTTGGCACTAGCTGAGGAGCTGGAACAGGAGGAAGGCCTCACCCCTGAGGAGGTgagcaggagagggagggataCTTATGGAGCCTGTGGGTGGGGACCCCATGTGACCCAGGGGAGCCAGGGGAGGGAGGGACCCCAGGTAGAACAGGGGAGACAAGGGTCTCCCAGGTAAACCAGGGCatgggggaccctggtgagcAAGGGAGACATAGAACCCCAGAGCAGGAGGCTTCCATGGCTCTGTCCATCCCTCCCCTGCCTGGGACATCTGGCCTGGAGGAGAGCCTGCTCTGGGGTAGGTGCAGTGCTGGGTGATAGGAGGGAGAGGATAGGGAGCTGGGGTGGGTGATGGGGGAGGAAAGGACACAAAGCTGGGAACAAGGTGCAGGAGGCCAGCAGGAACACCACAGTGTCTACATTTGGATTTGAGTCTCAGGGTCgcccctcctctccaccccacccGGGGCCATGTCCCACTGCCCACGGCTCCTCCTCTCACATGTGGGTGTGCAGAGCAGTTATTGCCCTCTTCTCTCCTACCAGCTGGTGCAGAAACGACTCCTGGCCTTGAAGGAAGACAAGGGAGTGCGGACACCCAGCAGTCAAAGTGTACCCGAAGTGGACTCAAGTCCTTCTGAGTCTGACGCCAGCAAAGATGCCCAGAGATATGATCAAGGCCCCCAGCTAGGGGTCAGACATGAAGCCTGCCCACCAGAGGTTGATTTCGAGGCTGTTCACAGGTTCAGCCAAGCAAACACTGGCCTATCCAGGGCCAAAGACCTTGTTCCCTCTCCGGGACAGCAGGAGTTGCCTCCATTCCAGCCAGGacaaccctcccctccccagggtcAGAGGTGCACTGGCCCTCAGCCAGGACCCAGGGATACCTCAGTTCTCAGAAAGGCCTTTCCAATTCTGGGGGCCCGAGGGCCCAGGGACGGGTCCAGCGAGGATGAGGAGGAGCTCCCCAGCTTGGCCTTTCTCTTGGCCTCGCAGCACAGCCTGCTGCCCTGGAGGCTGTCCCAGAGTCCTGTCCCTGCCTCAGGCCAGGCCCCCTCCTCTCAGAGAATAGGCCTCAGCCCAGCTCCTCTGGCTGCTGCCAAGTCTAGGAAGCAGGCTCTGTGTGGAGGCTCAGCTGCTGTTGAGATGCTGCCTGGCCTGGGGGCTGGGCTCGAGGTCTCTGAGAGCCCAGCCCTGGCTCTGGGACTGGTTCGCCCCTCACAGCTAAGAAAGAGAAAGTGTGACCCATTTGtcacaggaaggaagaggaatCGGCTCTGCAGCCAGTAGGGAACAGTGGGCCAGCCCCAAGGGGAGCCTAGGGCTCCTCAGCTCGTGGGTGATCCTGGCTGCTGTTGGAGGAAGGGActccagggcagggaggggattGGGCTTGTGGGAGCTTCAAGAGGTGGGGGAGGTGGATCTGGGTGGGCATGGGTGGCAGCAggatctttggagaaatgtatgtaaAATGTGAATAAACATAGTTTTGTTGGGAAATGCTCTTGGGTCACCGTCTTCTTATTCGTGTCTGCTCTGCTCCACAGAGAGGGGTCCTGACAGGAAGGAAGGACCAGGGAGGTCACAGGTGCTGTGGGCCTCCAGGTGGCCAAGTCTTGCCTCCACACAGACAAGGACTCCTCAGGCGGCTCCTGAGAGCTCTCAGCTCTCATCCTCCACAGGAACCTcctcatcatccccttctctaaAGCCAGCTTGGCTTGAGACCTTGGGGACATCTGTACCATCATCTGCATCCCTGGACAATCTAGAGATGGAGAGCTGCTGTCCTGCCCTCAGCCCTCTGGACACTAAGCAGTTTCCAGGATGGAGCCTGGTGACAGCTTTTGTCTTTAGGGAGCTTCGCTCTGCTTCCTGAAGCAGCCAGATGAAGGGGCTGGGCTGATCCTCTGCTCATCCAGGGTTTCCTGTGTGGTGG is part of the Bubalus kerabau isolate K-KA32 ecotype Philippines breed swamp buffalo chromosome 4, PCC_UOA_SB_1v2, whole genome shotgun sequence genome and harbors:
- the LOC129651014 gene encoding NUT family member 2D-like; translation: MSKPMEMASEGASPELGTDVAVTPGASLPPFRTMPFPPPIPGPQNWPPWEQHLPPSMTPSFPPGGTQLLPAFPRTPLVPNAGHGPSAPGACNIIVQVRSKGRPVEHPQTQTFVLTQAPLNWSTPGPLSRSTSCPVPLFLTTPAMETIVTAPAVGVAQSGKGSWTPGFLPQAPLPAAQLAPIIPQVNLGPQSHGTSREGSLATNQSKASQDSCNPKSVYENFRCWQRFKSLARRHLPQSPDAEALSCFLIPVLRSLARLKPTMTLEEGLWRAVQEWQHRSNFDRMIYYEMARKFMEFEAEEVMQIQKLQWMQGVQGLPPPVPPKLDPQGSSALTVCPQPGTHVPSGVQSKASAPRKAGPRAHPTRSQPHRAQRHPGTKAPEEIPPEAVREYVNIMEVLVGPIHSATGKSEAECGKDEDELKQEEDGTYADPDLLSYIDKLCSQEEFVTKVEAIIHPRFLADLLSPEPQLDPLALAEELEQEEGLTPEELVQKRLLALKEDKGVRTPSSQSVPEVDSSPSESDASKDAQRYDQGPQLGVRHEACPPEVDFEAVHRFSQANTGLSRAKDLVPSPGQQELPPFQPGQPSPPQGQRCTGPQPGPRDTSVLRKAFPILGARGPRDGSSEDEEELPSLAFLLASQHSLLPWRLSQSPVPASGQAPSSQRIGLSPAPLAAAKSRKQALCGGSAAVEMLPGLGAGLEVSESPALALGLVRPSQLRKRKCDPFVTGRKRNRLCSQ